A window of the Lepisosteus oculatus isolate fLepOcu1 chromosome 14, fLepOcu1.hap2, whole genome shotgun sequence genome harbors these coding sequences:
- the LOC138242777 gene encoding zinc finger protein 180-like isoform X2 codes for MEPQLIDPAELKKEPQVIQTAELHTEGHDGENKSQFQNREQNHSMKDLQNKKPQHDQTMRKNHSKPCSDGVDKLPLQHRDEQRFCQSSISKNLRTGEKSFTCRQCGKSFSQSHNLKRHQGIHTGERPFSCNQCGKSFRDSSALIVHQRIHTGERPFSCSQCGKSFSQSRTLIVHQGIHTGEKLFSCCQCGKHFSQSHYLKRHQRIHTGERPFSCSQCGKSFRVSTALLAHNRTHTGERLFSCSQCGKSFSKSSNLRAHQSTHTGEKPFSCSQCGKSFSQSHDLKRHQLVHTGERPFSCSQCGKCFSLSSNLRAHQRIHTGERQ; via the coding sequence ATGGAGCCCCAGTTGATTGACCCCGCAGAGCTGAAGAAGGAGCCCCAGGTGATTCAGACTGCTGAGCTGCACACTGAAGGACACGatggagaaaacaaatctcagtttcAGAACAGAGAGCAAAATCATTCCATGAAGGATTTGCAGAATAAGAAACCCCAGCATGATCAGACAATGAGGAAGAATCACTCAAAACCTTGCTCAGatggagtggacaaactgccATTACAACACAGGGATGAGCAGCGTTTTtgtcagtctagcatttcaAAAAACCTTCGCACAGGAGAGAAATCTTTCACTTGccgtcagtgtgggaagagttttagtcagtcacacaacttaaaaagacaccagggtattcacacaggagagagaccattcagctgcaatcagtgtgggaagagttttagagaCTCAAGTGCCTTAATagtccaccagcgcattcacacaggagagagaccattcagctgcagtcagtgtgggaagagttttagtcagtcaagaaCCTTAATAGTCCACCAgggcattcacacaggagagaaattattcagctgctgtcagtgtgggaagcaTTTTAGTCAGTCACACTACTTAAAAAGACACCAGcgtattcacacaggagagagaccattcagttgcagtcagtgtgggaagagttttagagtCTCAACTGCCTTATTAGCCCACAATCGCACTCACACTGGAGAGAGactgttcagctgcagtcagtgtgggaagagttttagtaaatCAAGTAACTTAAGAGCCCACcagagcactcacacaggagagaaaccattcagctgcagtcagtgtgggaagagttttagtcaatcACATGACTTAAAAAGGCACCAGCttgttcacacaggagagagaccgttcagctgcagtcagtgtgggaaatgTTTTAGTCTTTCAAGTAACTTAAGAGCCcatcagcgcattcacacaggagagagacaatAG